CCGCAGCGCCGCGCTCGCCGGCGCCGGTCCGCGCCGCGCCTACGCGGTCTGGATCGAGCGGCCCGCCGAGCAGCCCCGCCTGCGCCTGGCGCGCCTGGACCGGCGCTAGGTTCTATCTGAGAACGCCCCGCGGCGCCGCGCCGGTCGGCGGACTCTCCGCGCACGGCCGCGCGCGTGGCGGGCGGGACCGGTGCGATGCTAACGTTCCGCACTCGTTTGTCCTGACGGCGCGGCGCCCGGCGCCGGCGCCGCGACCTTCCTCCCGACCGGAGGCCATCGCTTGAGCGGCACCCCATCCGACCTGCAGGCCGTGCAGCAGCTCAACCAGGCCCGCGAACGCATCCTCGCCGAACTGCGCAAGGCCATCGTCGGGCAGGAGGAGGTGGTGGACCACCTGCTCACCGCGCTGTTCGCCGGCGGCCACGTCCTGCTGGTCGGGGTCCCGGGGCTGGCCAAGACGCTGCTCGTCTCGAGCGTCGCGCGCGTGCTGGACCTGCAGTTCAGCCGCATCCAGTTCACGCCAGACCTGATGCCCAGCGACATCACCGGCACCGACATCCTCGAGGAGGACTCGGCCAGCGGGCGGCGCGCGCTGCGCTTCATCCGCGGTCCGGTGTTCGCGAACGTCGTGCTCGCCGACGAGATCAACCGCACACCGCCCAAGACGCAGGCGGCGCTGCTGCAGGCGATGCAGGAGAAGGAGGTCACGGCCGGCGGCCAGACGATGGCGCTGCCGAAGCCGTTCTTCGTCCTCGCGACCCAGAACCCGATCGAGCTCGAAGGCACCTACCCGCTTCCCGAAGCGCAGCTCGACCGCTTCATGTTCAACGTGCGCGTGGACTATCCCGGCGCCGGCGAGGAGGAGCAGATCGTCGCCTCGACGACCTCGGCCTACGTGCCGCAGCTCGACCGGGTGCTCGGCGCCGGGGACATCCTCGCGCTGCAGCAGCTCGTGCGCCGCGTGCCGGTCACCGAGCACGTCGTGCGCTACGCGGTCCGGCTGGCGCGCGCGACGCGCGGGCGCGAGGACTCGCCCGAGTTCGTCCGCCAGTGGGTCAGCTGGGGCGCCGGCCCGCGCGCCTCGCAGTTCCTGGTGCTCGGCGCCAAGACGCGCGCGGTGATGCGCGGCCGCTTCGCGCCCGGCATCGAGGACGTGCAGGCGGTCGCCGCCAGCGTGCTGCGCCACCGGATCATCACCAATTTCACCGCCGAGGCCGAGGGCGTGAAGCCCGACCGGATCATCGCCGACCTGCTGAAGGCCGTGCCGGCGGAGTAGGGCGGGAGGCAGCACCGCAGGACGGACGCGGCCGGCCGGGCGCACGCGCACGGACCGGGGCGGCCGCAGTCGCACGAGCGCGCCGGGAACCGCGGCGGCCGCCGCAACGCAGGACGCGCACCGCCACCGACCGCCGGGGGAACCATGAGCGTCGAGATGCACCGCAGGATCGGGCTCTACGCGGCCACCGCCATCACGGTCGGGAACATCATCGGCTCCGGAATCTTCCGCTCCCCGCACGGGGTCGCGCAGGAGCTGCCCGGGTTTACGCCGGTGATCGCCGCGTGGGTGCTGGGAGGCGTGCTGTCGCTGTGCGGATCGCTCGTGCTGACCGAGCTGGCGGTCGGGCAGCCCAGGACCGGCGGTCTGTACGTCTTCATCCGCGAGAGCTTCGGAGACGCGTGGGGATTCGCCTTCGGCTGGGCGAACCTGTGGGTCATCAAGCCGACCGTGATCGCCTCCATCACCAGCGTGTTCGCGCTCTACTTCTGCCAGGTGCTCGGACTCGGGCACCCGGCGGAGCTGGCCGTGGGCTGCGTCGCGATCTTCCTGCTCACGTTCGTCAACTGGCTGGGCGTTCGCGAGGGTGCGGGCGCGCAGTCGCTGTTCACGACCGCCAAGCTCGCCGGCATCGTCGCGCTGTGCGTCGCGGCGTTCACGGTGCCGGTCGCGCACGCGCCGGGCCCGATCGAACAGGCCGCGACCGCGGGCTCGGCCGGGCACTCGCTGCTGACCGCCTTCGCGCTGGCGATGATCGGCATCCTGTTCGCCTACGACGGCTGGACGGATTCCACCTACGTCGCCGGCGAGGTGGTGAATCCGCGGCGCACCCTGCCCATCGCCATCCTCGGCGGCACCGCGCTCGTGGTCGCCGTCTACGTGCTCGTCAACTTCGCCTATTACAAGGTGCTCACGCCCGACGAGGTCGCCAGCTATCCGGCGGTCGCGACCGAGGTCATCCACCGGCTGGTCGGCGACTGGGGGGCGCGCGCGCTGGCCGTGCTGGTCGCCGTCTCGACCTTCGGCACCATCAACGGCGCGATCCTCACCGGCCCGCGCGTGACGCAGGCGATGGCGGCCGACGGCCTGCTGTGGAAACCGCTCGCCGCGCTCGACCCGCGGCGCGAATCCCCCGCGCGGGCGCTGTGGATCCAGGCGGTGCTGTCGTGCGTGTGGCTGTGGGCCGCCGGCGGCTTCGAGGACGTCTCGGGCTGGTTCGTCACGACCTCGTGGGCCTTCTACGGCGTCACGACCGCGGCGCTGTTCGTGCAGCGCGCCCGCGAAAAGCGCGGCGGCGCGTCCGCCGCTGCGGCGGCGCCTTCGTACCGCTCGCCGCTGCATCCGCTGCCGGCGATCGTGTTCCTGGTCGTCACCGCGGTCATCATCTGGAGCGACTTCTCGAGCAGCGCGCCCTTCACCTCGCTGGCGCGCCTCGGCCTGCCGGTCCCGCGCGCGATGGCCGGCGTGCTCATCGCCGCGACCGGCTTCCCGGTCTACTGGCTGTGGTGGCGTCGCGGCAGGACCGCGCGCTGACGTGGTGACCCCGTGAGCGACGGCCGCACCTCCCTCGACCCGGCGGTCGTCGCGCGGCTCGCGCATCTCGACGTGCGTGCGCGGCTCGTCGTCGAGGGCTTCATCGCCGGCATGCACCGCTCGCCCTTTCACGGCTTCAGCGTCGAGTTCGCCGAGCACCGGCCGTACATGCCGGGCGATCCGCTCAAGAACCTCGACTGGAAGGTGCTGGCCAAGAGCGACCGCTACCTCGTCAAGCAGTACACCGAGGAAACGAACCTGCGCTGCCACCTGCTGGTGGACCTTTCGGGCTCGATGGGCTTCCAGTCGGCGCGCGCTTCGCTCTCGAAGATCGAGTACGCGCGCTCGCTGGCGGCCGCGCTCGCCTACCTGATGCTCGGGCAGCAGGACGCGGTCGGAGCGCTGCTGTTCGCCGAGCGGCCGGTTTCGTTCATTCCCGCGCGCTCGGTACGCACCCACCTCGACGTGCTGCTCAAGGCGCTCGGCGCCGGCCAGCCGCAGGGCCGCACGAAGCTGGGCCCCGTGCTGCACGAACTGGCCGAGCGCATCAAGCGGCGCGGACTCGTGGTGCTGATCTCCGACCTGATGGACCGGCCGGACGAGGTGCTCTCGGGCCTGCAGCACTTTCGCCACCGCCATCACGAGGTGATCGTCTTCCACGTGCTCGACCCGGACGAGATCGAGTTCCCCTACCACGACACCGCGACGTTCGTGGACCTGGAGAGCGGCGAGCGGCTGACGACCGAACCGTGGGAGATCGGGCAACGCTACCGCGAGCGGATGGACGCCTGGCGGGACCATTACCGGCGCGCGTGCCGCGAGCAGCTCGTGGATTACGTGCCGCTCGACACGCGAACGCCGTTCGACCGCGCGCTGCTCGCCTACCTCGAGAAGCGCTCGAGGCTGCTGTGACCTTCCGCGTGCTCGCCGCGCTGGTGCTGGCGCTGGGCGCCGCCGCGCTGATCGGCGGCCTGGCCGTGCTCGGCAAGGGGCCGGCCGCGCCGCGCGAGCTGCGCCACCTGCGCGCCGGCAAGGGGCGCGAGCGCGCGCCCGAACGCTACGCGCCGTGGACGGTGGACAGCTTCGCCGCGCTGCCGCACGGCCGCCCGCTCGCCGAGTACGCGCCGCTCGAAGCCAGGGGCGTGAGCCTCGAAGGCTGGGTGCAGCGCACGATGCTCGCGGCCGACGGCGACCTGCACCTCGAGATCGCGCCCGCGCCGCGCGGCGAGGGCGGCACCGACACGCTCTACGTGACCGCCGAGATCACGCCGCAGTGGCGCCGCCGCGGGCGCTGGAACGGCGAGGCCCTGCTGGCGTTCTTCCGCCCCAACCGCGGCGGCGCGACTCCCTGGCCCGGCGGTCCGCGGCACGTGCGCGTCTCGGGCTGGCTGCTCTACGACTACCAGTACGACCGCGTCCCCTCGTCGTGGTCGCTGGGCAACGCC
This window of the Candidatus Eisenbacteria bacterium genome carries:
- a CDS encoding MoxR family ATPase, which codes for MSGTPSDLQAVQQLNQARERILAELRKAIVGQEEVVDHLLTALFAGGHVLLVGVPGLAKTLLVSSVARVLDLQFSRIQFTPDLMPSDITGTDILEEDSASGRRALRFIRGPVFANVVLADEINRTPPKTQAALLQAMQEKEVTAGGQTMALPKPFFVLATQNPIELEGTYPLPEAQLDRFMFNVRVDYPGAGEEEQIVASTTSAYVPQLDRVLGAGDILALQQLVRRVPVTEHVVRYAVRLARATRGREDSPEFVRQWVSWGAGPRASQFLVLGAKTRAVMRGRFAPGIEDVQAVAASVLRHRIITNFTAEAEGVKPDRIIADLLKAVPAE
- a CDS encoding amino acid permease produces the protein MSVEMHRRIGLYAATAITVGNIIGSGIFRSPHGVAQELPGFTPVIAAWVLGGVLSLCGSLVLTELAVGQPRTGGLYVFIRESFGDAWGFAFGWANLWVIKPTVIASITSVFALYFCQVLGLGHPAELAVGCVAIFLLTFVNWLGVREGAGAQSLFTTAKLAGIVALCVAAFTVPVAHAPGPIEQAATAGSAGHSLLTAFALAMIGILFAYDGWTDSTYVAGEVVNPRRTLPIAILGGTALVVAVYVLVNFAYYKVLTPDEVASYPAVATEVIHRLVGDWGARALAVLVAVSTFGTINGAILTGPRVTQAMAADGLLWKPLAALDPRRESPARALWIQAVLSCVWLWAAGGFEDVSGWFVTTSWAFYGVTTAALFVQRAREKRGGASAAAAAPSYRSPLHPLPAIVFLVVTAVIIWSDFSSSAPFTSLARLGLPVPRAMAGVLIAATGFPVYWLWWRRGRTAR
- a CDS encoding DUF58 domain-containing protein → MHRSPFHGFSVEFAEHRPYMPGDPLKNLDWKVLAKSDRYLVKQYTEETNLRCHLLVDLSGSMGFQSARASLSKIEYARSLAAALAYLMLGQQDAVGALLFAERPVSFIPARSVRTHLDVLLKALGAGQPQGRTKLGPVLHELAERIKRRGLVVLISDLMDRPDEVLSGLQHFRHRHHEVIVFHVLDPDEIEFPYHDTATFVDLESGERLTTEPWEIGQRYRERMDAWRDHYRRACREQLVDYVPLDTRTPFDRALLAYLEKRSRLL